A genomic stretch from Glaciecola nitratireducens FR1064 includes:
- the dapD gene encoding 2,3,4,5-tetrahydropyridine-2,6-dicarboxylate N-succinyltransferase, with protein sequence MNNLQSIIENAFDTRDTFTASTVSAEIRTAVTDAVELLNSGKARVAEKVDGEWQVNEWLKKAVLLYFKLHDNKLVEGAETNYYDKVPLKFTDYTAERFAEERMRVVPPAAVRTGSFIGRNVVVMPSYVNIGAFVDEGTMVDTWVTVGSCAQIGKNVHLSGGVGIGGVLEPLQANPTIIEDNCFIGARSEVVEGVIVEEGCVISMGVYISQSTRIYDRETGTITYGRVPAGSVVVSGSLPSPCGTHSLYAAIIVKKVDAKTKAKVGINEILRGAE encoded by the coding sequence ATGAACAATTTACAATCCATAATCGAAAATGCATTTGATACCCGTGACACTTTTACGGCCAGCACAGTCAGCGCCGAAATAAGAACAGCAGTAACCGATGCAGTGGAATTACTAAACTCTGGTAAGGCGAGAGTTGCTGAAAAAGTAGATGGTGAGTGGCAAGTAAATGAATGGCTTAAAAAAGCCGTGTTACTTTACTTCAAACTGCACGACAACAAACTTGTTGAAGGTGCTGAAACCAACTACTACGATAAAGTTCCTTTAAAATTCACCGACTACACAGCTGAACGTTTCGCTGAAGAACGCATGCGCGTTGTGCCACCCGCTGCCGTTCGCACAGGTTCATTCATTGGTCGTAACGTGGTTGTTATGCCGTCTTACGTTAACATTGGCGCATTCGTAGACGAAGGCACCATGGTTGATACATGGGTAACCGTTGGTTCATGTGCGCAAATTGGTAAAAACGTACACCTTTCAGGTGGTGTTGGCATTGGTGGTGTTTTAGAGCCGCTGCAAGCAAACCCAACAATTATTGAAGACAACTGCTTTATCGGCGCACGCTCCGAAGTGGTTGAAGGCGTTATTGTGGAAGAAGGCTGCGTAATTTCAATGGGCGTTTATATTAGCCAGAGCACCAGAATATATGATCGTGAAACAGGCACTATCACCTATGGTCGTGTACCTGCAGGTTCAGTGGTTGTATCGGGAAGTTTGCCAAGCCCGTGCGGGACACATAGCTTATATGCAGCGATTATCGTGAAGAAAGTTGATGCGAAAACCAAGGCAAAAGTGGGTATTAACGAAATTTTGCGTGGCGCTGAGTAG
- a CDS encoding flavodoxin domain-containing protein, protein MRSVSIFAGSVYGNAQHVAEEAKTMFESKGVECEIFTDPETSDFSEAESIVVITSSTGQGDIPPNLELFHSDLRDEFPLINGKPFAVAALGDSSYGESFCGAGRQFQELLEELQGKPVANMLEVDAIETLAAEEEIVPWLENLVTSLTEA, encoded by the coding sequence ATGCGCAGTGTGAGTATTTTCGCCGGTTCAGTATATGGTAACGCCCAACATGTGGCAGAAGAAGCAAAAACGATGTTTGAAAGCAAAGGGGTTGAATGTGAAATATTCACCGACCCTGAAACATCAGATTTCAGCGAAGCTGAATCGATAGTGGTGATTACTTCCAGCACAGGGCAAGGTGATATACCGCCGAATTTAGAGCTTTTCCACAGTGATTTGCGCGACGAGTTTCCGTTGATAAATGGCAAGCCTTTTGCGGTTGCAGCGCTTGGCGACAGTAGCTATGGCGAAAGCTTCTGCGGAGCTGGCCGTCAGTTTCAGGAGTTGCTGGAAGAGCTTCAGGGCAAACCTGTTGCTAACATGCTAGAAGTTGATGCTATCGAAACTTTGGCTGCGGAAGAGGAAATTGTGCCGTGGTTAGAGAATTTAGTCACTTCGTTAACCGAAGCTTAG
- a CDS encoding SLC13 family permease: MMLFGSNQTAMSTEAWNVAAVALWMAIWWATEAVPVAATAFMPIIAFPFLSVSSIAETTAAYANPIIYLFLGAFILALAVERWNLHKRIALVILSYAGTDGKRLIAGFMVVAALLSMWMTNTSTTMMLMPIALSVAKVIAENNLHLTEQRTKSFQTAMLLGLAYAATIGGMATLVGTPPNALLAAFLNEQYGIKITFASWMLVGVPLMLCMLPLAWYSLTHWSFKVDIPANESVNQHLSKLRRELGAMSKAEKRVAIVFALVVVMWITRRPISVLFDINFLNDTGIVMAAALLLFVLPSGNSEQKQIMTWDNVSQLPWGVLILFGGGLSLAAAVSSSGLASWLGGHLSYMDAFGIFALVIASTALVIFLTELTSNVATTATFLPVVAAVALELGLSPFMLCIPITLAASCAFMLPVATAPNAIVFASGLIKIPQMVKAGLLLNIFGLIILSLIAIYLAPLIFN, translated from the coding sequence ATGATGCTATTTGGCTCGAACCAAACAGCAATGTCGACAGAAGCATGGAACGTGGCCGCTGTTGCTTTATGGATGGCTATCTGGTGGGCGACCGAGGCTGTGCCTGTTGCGGCTACAGCGTTTATGCCAATTATTGCTTTTCCTTTTTTAAGCGTGTCTAGTATTGCAGAAACTACTGCAGCCTATGCAAACCCAATCATCTATTTGTTTCTAGGCGCCTTTATCCTTGCACTGGCGGTTGAGCGCTGGAACCTACACAAACGCATCGCCCTCGTAATTTTAAGTTACGCGGGTACCGATGGAAAACGACTCATAGCTGGCTTCATGGTTGTGGCTGCCCTACTCTCAATGTGGATGACTAACACCTCGACCACAATGATGTTAATGCCAATTGCGCTATCCGTTGCCAAGGTCATCGCTGAAAATAATTTGCACCTTACAGAACAACGCACAAAATCATTCCAAACGGCAATGTTACTGGGTTTAGCTTACGCGGCAACCATTGGCGGTATGGCAACCTTAGTCGGAACACCACCGAATGCGCTTCTTGCTGCATTTTTGAATGAGCAGTATGGCATTAAAATTACCTTTGCAAGTTGGATGTTAGTTGGTGTCCCGCTGATGCTTTGTATGCTGCCATTAGCTTGGTATTCACTCACACATTGGAGTTTTAAGGTAGACATTCCCGCCAATGAATCGGTTAATCAGCATTTGAGCAAGCTGCGTCGAGAGTTAGGCGCCATGAGCAAGGCCGAAAAGCGCGTGGCTATTGTTTTCGCTTTGGTTGTAGTTATGTGGATCACAAGGCGCCCTATCTCGGTGCTATTTGACATCAATTTTTTAAATGACACCGGCATTGTGATGGCTGCAGCACTGTTATTATTTGTTTTGCCCAGTGGCAATAGTGAGCAAAAACAAATCATGACGTGGGACAATGTCAGTCAACTTCCTTGGGGCGTATTAATATTGTTTGGTGGTGGTCTGAGTTTAGCCGCTGCGGTATCGTCTAGCGGGCTTGCAAGCTGGTTAGGCGGTCACTTGTCCTACATGGACGCTTTTGGTATTTTTGCTTTAGTCATTGCGTCAACTGCACTCGTCATCTTCCTAACCGAGCTGACTAGCAACGTCGCCACAACGGCCACATTCCTGCCTGTAGTAGCTGCAGTTGCACTCGAGTTAGGCTTATCACCATTCATGCTATGCATTCCCATTACCTTAGCCGCGAGTTGCGCATTCATGCTGCCTGTTGCCACCGCACCAAACGCCATCGTGTTTGCCTCAGGTTTAATTAAAATACCGCAGATGGTAAAAGCAGGGTTATTGTTGAATATATTCGGGCTGATCATTCTCAGTTTGATAGCGATTTACTTAGCGCCTCTCATCTTTAACTAG
- a CDS encoding tRNA pseudouridine(65) synthase TruC: protein MLVHKSMIDRHETEFLMKILRDQIGQYVYPVHRLDKPTAGVILFALSSDVARLLAQQFELHTIQKEYLAVLRGFAPEYLFIDYALKEKLDPIADKKAKQDKEAQEAQTEMLKLAELSLPIPVGRYDGARFSLVKLMPKTGRKHQLRRHMAHISHPIVGDTTHGDGKQNQFARDHLYFNKLALCATKLSFKHPVNDIDMVCETTLEDDFQTLVGRFD from the coding sequence ATGCTGGTGCACAAAAGCATGATTGATCGTCATGAAACTGAATTTCTTATGAAAATACTGCGCGACCAAATTGGCCAATATGTGTATCCGGTGCACCGGTTAGATAAGCCAACGGCCGGCGTTATTTTGTTTGCCTTGTCGTCAGATGTTGCTCGCTTACTTGCTCAGCAGTTTGAACTGCACACTATTCAGAAAGAGTACCTTGCAGTGCTGCGCGGCTTCGCACCTGAATACTTATTTATCGACTATGCGCTGAAAGAGAAGCTAGACCCTATTGCCGACAAAAAAGCAAAGCAGGACAAAGAAGCGCAAGAAGCGCAAACAGAGATGCTGAAATTAGCTGAATTGTCATTACCTATTCCTGTTGGTCGCTATGACGGCGCACGTTTTTCCTTGGTCAAATTAATGCCTAAAACAGGACGTAAGCACCAATTGCGCAGGCATATGGCGCACATTAGTCACCCGATTGTTGGTGACACCACTCACGGTGATGGTAAGCAAAATCAGTTTGCACGTGATCATCTGTACTTCAACAAATTAGCACTTTGCGCAACAAAGCTAAGCTTTAAACATCCAGTAAATGACATAGACATGGTATGCGAGACGACGCTTGAAGACGATTTTCAAACATTGGTCGGGCGTTTTGATTAA